Below is a genomic region from Pirellulales bacterium.
AATTCGGAATGCCGCGATCGCGCGTTTCGCGGCACTTGGCGACAATCGAACCGGTAGCGGGCGTGTCGTTGACCGTGTCGACCGGGGTCGCTGGAATCCGCCCGGTCATCATCCTTTTGTGACCGCCGCCGTGATCGGCAAAGGTGTGCGACACCGAACGGACGATGGCGAACTTGTCGGCGATGCTCGCGTGCCGCGGCAGCAACTCGCACACGTCCATGCCGGCAACTTTGGTCGGAATCGGGTGAAAGACCCCGCGATAGTCCGATGAAGCGTCCGGTTTCAGGTCATACATATCCATGTGCGGCGGGCCGCCCGGCAGCCACACAAAGATGACCGACGTCTCCTGGTCGAGCGGTCTGCGGGCTTCGGCCGCACGGGCGCGGATCCGGAGCAAATCAGAGAGGGCCAGTCCGCCGATTCCCAGCGTGCCCGCCGCAAGAAACTCGCGACGGGTCACGGGACCGCGGCACGTATTACGTCTGGTGTTCCTTCCCATTCTTATTCGGTCCTTGGCGGGTGAATTGGAGAGCCGTTATTGTAACCGAGTTCGGCCTCACCGCCTACAAAGCGGGGCCGAGGGTATTGTCTTAACAGTGAGTTGGTCACGAGAAAAACACCCCACAGCGAGCCACAATTTGCAATTTGAAATTTGCAATTCGCAATTTGCAATAGTCGGTTCCGGCCCGACCCCAGGCCGCGGCAACGATTTCAAATTGCAAATTGCGAATTGCAAATTTGTCATTGGCGCGGTGGGCCGGTGGCTGCTCCGGAGCCGGCGGCGAGCATCCGCTGCTCCTGGAGCGTGCGCACGTAGGTCGCATCGAGATCGAGCTTGATGCATGGGCCATTCTTGAGCCAAAACGGCAACGTCGGGAGGGGAGCGCCAAGAGCCAGCGCAGAGTGCCAGGCTTGCAAGTTCGTTTGCTCGCCCGTTTGCCAGGGACGGTACGCGGCGGCCCACAGCTCCGAGCGCGTCGCCGTTACGCCGGTGACGCGCTTAAGCAGTTCCGAGTGCAAGTCGGCTTTTCGGTTCGTGACCAGATCCACCACGATCAAACCAATGGCTTGCTGCAAGCAACTGGCGCACTTCGATACGAAGGCATCGCGCGTCTCGGGGCGGTCCTTGTTGGCCGGGCTGACCAGCTCAATGGCGCCGATCAACACGGGCCCGGCTTCCGTGTTGTAGACCGCGATCTCGA
It encodes:
- a CDS encoding DUF4058 family protein; this encodes MPLLDHFHPPLSERRQWHAFPSVWASMIALDLNRRLPPGYFADPNVEFNIEIDVAAFEDEKPNAAVVSWTPPAPTLTAPMTLITDVVEIAVYNTEAGPVLIGAIELVSPANKDRPETRDAFVSKCASCLQQAIGLIVVDLVTNRKADLHSELLKRVTGVTATRSELWAAAYRPWQTGEQTNLQAWHSALALGAPLPTLPFWLKNGPCIKLDLDATYVRTLQEQRMLAAGSGAATGPPRQ